One genomic region from Amphiprion ocellaris isolate individual 3 ecotype Okinawa chromosome 20, ASM2253959v1, whole genome shotgun sequence encodes:
- the evla gene encoding enah/Vasp-like a isoform X3, protein MSEQSICQARASVMVYDDASKKWVPIKPGQQGFSRINIYHNTANNTFRVVGVKLQDQQVVINYSIVKGLKYNQATPTFHQWRDARQVYGLNFASKEEATTFSNAMLFALNVLSSPDSGGPVVQRQNGPSSEESEAQRRMMEQHQMQAHKERERRTSGSVVSTLQYKVSTPPTHPDTPPEYRQYRASTLPPSYVRVASSSPPSSVSISPSQEKEVGAARDKAQLSSQLSTSLASAFSPVQAGVTTQGRQVRQIPLSPPTAARHLHLQQQQQQQQDIMLPPKHGTWSASHLQMYAQLPPSSSPPVMMAMPVKQGLPPQPVLPVAHPLPPVSTRMKPPPLDPSAMVGPHQYPQHQPHPHSNGQPDDSYSPHSQHLPLTPQYCEAIPLPPLIGQTAPGPAPGHQPQYPSTFHPQQHQQQQQQPQQQQQQQVYHQQAQPPTTTSSSSSSSPPSYNDGGSPKKTPSPVPQPASMASSSPPVSAGHPSMLSVAPPPAVAPAPMAGPPAPPPPPGPPPPMAVPPPMPPPLPTGGGPPGGPPGIQHQPSGLAAALAGAKLRKVQRDESSPPGSGGKSDSNRSSGGSGGGGEGLMQEMNALLARRRKASEKPDEDDSSGRGPGQQNSTDAMKKPWERSNSAEKSSLVSRVRPIGSASESDTEFDRMKQEILDEVVRELHKVKDEIINAIRQEIGRISTS, encoded by the exons TGAACAGAGCATCTGTCAGGCTCGGGCCTCGGTGATGGTCTACGATGACGCCAGTAAGAAGTGGGTGCCCATCAAGCCTGGACAGCAGGGCTTCAGCCGCATCAACATCTACCACAACACTGCCAACAACACCTTCAGAGTGGTGGGCGTCAAACTGCAGGACCAGCAG GTGGTGATAAACTACTCCATAGTGAAGGGTCTGAAGTACAATCAGGCCACTCCGACCTTCCATCAGTGGCGTGACGCTCGGCAGGTCTATGGGCTGAACTTCGCCAGTAAGGAGGAGGCCACCACCTTCTCCAACGCCATGCTGTTCGCCCTCAATGTCCTCAGCTCCCCTGACAGTGGAG GTCCAGTTGTTCAGCGCCAAAATGGTCCCTCCTCAGAAGAGAGCGAAGCACAAAGGAG GATGATGGAGCAACATCAAATGCAGGCGCACAAGGAGAGGGAGCGACGAACGTCAGGATCAG TCGTTTCCACTCTCCAATATAAAGTCTCCACCCCTCCCACCCACCCAGACACTCCTCCCGAGTACAGACAGTACAGAGCTAGCACACTGCCACCCTCCTACGTCCGTGtggcctcctcctctcctccttcctccgtCTCCATCTCCCCCTCTCAGGAGAAAGAGGTGGGGGCTGCTAGGGACAAGGCCCAGCTCTCCTCCCAGCTCTCCACCTCGCTGGCCTCTGCCTTTTCCCCAGTCCAGGCGGGAGTGACCACCCAGGGCCGACAGGTCCGTCAGATCCCCCTGTCTCCTCCCACAGCAGCCCGCCACCttcacctccagcagcagcagcagcagcagcaggacatcaTGCTCCCCCCTAAACACGGCACCTGGTCTGCCTCCCACTTGCAAATGTACGCCCAGTTACCCCCCTCCTCGTCCCCTCCTGTAATGATGGCCATGCCGGTGAAGCAGGGTTTGCCCCCACAGCCGGTGCTCCCGGTGGCTCACCCCCTCCCGCCCGTAAGCACTAGGATGAAGCCCCCACCCCTTGATCCTAGTGCTATGGTGGGCCCTCACCAGTACCCCCAGCACCAGCCCCACCCTCACTCTAACGGCCAGCCCGACGATTCCTACTCCCCTCATTCTCAGCATCTGCCGCTCACGCCACAGTACTGCGAGGCCATCCCCCTGCCTCCTCTGATAGGTCAGACAGCCCCAGGCCCCGCCCCCGGCCACCAGCCCCAGTACCCATCCACcttccaccctcagcagcatcagcaacaacaacagcagccacagcagcagcagcagcagcaggtgtaccaCCAGCAGGCCCagccccccaccaccacctcttcttcctcctcctcctcgccccCCTCTTACAATGACGGGGGTTCGCCCAAGAAGACCCCCTCCCCTGTCCCCCAGCCGGCCTCCATGGCCAGCAGCA GCCCCCCTGTCTCTGCAGGTCACCCATCGATGCTTTCTGTGGCGCCTCCTCCAGCTGTAGCTCCAGCACCCATGGCCGGTCCGCCGGCCCCACCACCCCCACCGGGACCACCGCCCCCGATGGCAGTGCCCCCACCCATGCCCCCTCCACTCCCCACTGGTGGAGGGCCTCCCGGGGGCCCGCCTGGGATCCAGCACCAACCCTCAGGACTGGCAGCAGCACTGGCTGGAGCCAAACTACGTAAAGTGCAGAGG GATGAGAGCAGCCCACCGGGTTCTGGTGGGAAAAGTGACTCCAACCGGTCtagtggtggcagtggtggtggtggggagggACTGATGCAGGAGATGAATGCCTTACTAGCTCGCAG ACGAAAAGCTTCTGAGAAACCGGATGAA GATGACTCCAGCGGTCGAGGGCCAGGTCAGCAGAACTCTACAG ATGCTATGAAGAAGCCATGGGAACGATCCAACTCTGCAGAGAAGTCCTCACTGGTGTCCAG AGTGAGACCCATCGGCAGTGCTAGCGAATCAGACACAGAGTTTGACAGGATGAAACAG GAAATTCTGGATGAAGTCGTGCGTGAGTTGCATAAGGTCAAAGATGAAATCATTAATG CCATCAGACAAGAAATCGGCAGAATCAGTACATCCTAA
- the evla gene encoding enah/Vasp-like a isoform X2, whose translation MYSLDDFGEQSICQARASVMVYDDASKKWVPIKPGQQGFSRINIYHNTANNTFRVVGVKLQDQQVVINYSIVKGLKYNQATPTFHQWRDARQVYGLNFASKEEATTFSNAMLFALNVLSSPDSGGPVVQRQNGPSSEESEAQRRMMEQHQMQAHKERERRTSGSVVSTLQYKVSTPPTHPDTPPEYRQYRASTLPPSYVRVASSSPPSSVSISPSQEKEVGAARDKAQLSSQLSTSLASAFSPVQAGVTTQGRQVRQIPLSPPTAARHLHLQQQQQQQQDIMLPPKHGTWSASHLQMYAQLPPSSSPPVMMAMPVKQGLPPQPVLPVAHPLPPVSTRMKPPPLDPSAMVGPHQYPQHQPHPHSNGQPDDSYSPHSQHLPLTPQYCEAIPLPPLIGQTAPGPAPGHQPQYPSTFHPQQHQQQQQQPQQQQQQQVYHQQAQPPTTTSSSSSSSPPSYNDGGSPKKTPSPVPQPASMASSSPPVSAGHPSMLSVAPPPAVAPAPMAGPPAPPPPPGPPPPMAVPPPMPPPLPTGGGPPGGPPGIQHQPSGLAAALAGAKLRKVQRDESSPPGSGGKSDSNRSSGGSGGGGEGLMQEMNALLARRRKASEKPDEDDSSGRGPGQQNSTDAMKKPWERSNSAEKSSLVSRVRPIGSASESDTEFDRMKQEILDEVVRELHKVKDEIINAIRQEIGRISTS comes from the exons TGAACAGAGCATCTGTCAGGCTCGGGCCTCGGTGATGGTCTACGATGACGCCAGTAAGAAGTGGGTGCCCATCAAGCCTGGACAGCAGGGCTTCAGCCGCATCAACATCTACCACAACACTGCCAACAACACCTTCAGAGTGGTGGGCGTCAAACTGCAGGACCAGCAG GTGGTGATAAACTACTCCATAGTGAAGGGTCTGAAGTACAATCAGGCCACTCCGACCTTCCATCAGTGGCGTGACGCTCGGCAGGTCTATGGGCTGAACTTCGCCAGTAAGGAGGAGGCCACCACCTTCTCCAACGCCATGCTGTTCGCCCTCAATGTCCTCAGCTCCCCTGACAGTGGAG GTCCAGTTGTTCAGCGCCAAAATGGTCCCTCCTCAGAAGAGAGCGAAGCACAAAGGAG GATGATGGAGCAACATCAAATGCAGGCGCACAAGGAGAGGGAGCGACGAACGTCAGGATCAG TCGTTTCCACTCTCCAATATAAAGTCTCCACCCCTCCCACCCACCCAGACACTCCTCCCGAGTACAGACAGTACAGAGCTAGCACACTGCCACCCTCCTACGTCCGTGtggcctcctcctctcctccttcctccgtCTCCATCTCCCCCTCTCAGGAGAAAGAGGTGGGGGCTGCTAGGGACAAGGCCCAGCTCTCCTCCCAGCTCTCCACCTCGCTGGCCTCTGCCTTTTCCCCAGTCCAGGCGGGAGTGACCACCCAGGGCCGACAGGTCCGTCAGATCCCCCTGTCTCCTCCCACAGCAGCCCGCCACCttcacctccagcagcagcagcagcagcagcaggacatcaTGCTCCCCCCTAAACACGGCACCTGGTCTGCCTCCCACTTGCAAATGTACGCCCAGTTACCCCCCTCCTCGTCCCCTCCTGTAATGATGGCCATGCCGGTGAAGCAGGGTTTGCCCCCACAGCCGGTGCTCCCGGTGGCTCACCCCCTCCCGCCCGTAAGCACTAGGATGAAGCCCCCACCCCTTGATCCTAGTGCTATGGTGGGCCCTCACCAGTACCCCCAGCACCAGCCCCACCCTCACTCTAACGGCCAGCCCGACGATTCCTACTCCCCTCATTCTCAGCATCTGCCGCTCACGCCACAGTACTGCGAGGCCATCCCCCTGCCTCCTCTGATAGGTCAGACAGCCCCAGGCCCCGCCCCCGGCCACCAGCCCCAGTACCCATCCACcttccaccctcagcagcatcagcaacaacaacagcagccacagcagcagcagcagcagcaggtgtaccaCCAGCAGGCCCagccccccaccaccacctcttcttcctcctcctcctcgccccCCTCTTACAATGACGGGGGTTCGCCCAAGAAGACCCCCTCCCCTGTCCCCCAGCCGGCCTCCATGGCCAGCAGCA GCCCCCCTGTCTCTGCAGGTCACCCATCGATGCTTTCTGTGGCGCCTCCTCCAGCTGTAGCTCCAGCACCCATGGCCGGTCCGCCGGCCCCACCACCCCCACCGGGACCACCGCCCCCGATGGCAGTGCCCCCACCCATGCCCCCTCCACTCCCCACTGGTGGAGGGCCTCCCGGGGGCCCGCCTGGGATCCAGCACCAACCCTCAGGACTGGCAGCAGCACTGGCTGGAGCCAAACTACGTAAAGTGCAGAGG GATGAGAGCAGCCCACCGGGTTCTGGTGGGAAAAGTGACTCCAACCGGTCtagtggtggcagtggtggtggtggggagggACTGATGCAGGAGATGAATGCCTTACTAGCTCGCAG ACGAAAAGCTTCTGAGAAACCGGATGAA GATGACTCCAGCGGTCGAGGGCCAGGTCAGCAGAACTCTACAG ATGCTATGAAGAAGCCATGGGAACGATCCAACTCTGCAGAGAAGTCCTCACTGGTGTCCAG AGTGAGACCCATCGGCAGTGCTAGCGAATCAGACACAGAGTTTGACAGGATGAAACAG GAAATTCTGGATGAAGTCGTGCGTGAGTTGCATAAGGTCAAAGATGAAATCATTAATG CCATCAGACAAGAAATCGGCAGAATCAGTACATCCTAA
- the evla gene encoding enah/Vasp-like a isoform X4 — MLTPDLSLGVLRRVSSAIIVLSPVVQRQNGPSSEESEAQRRMMEQHQMQAHKERERRTSGSVVSTLQYKVSTPPTHPDTPPEYRQYRASTLPPSYVRVASSSPPSSVSISPSQEKEVGAARDKAQLSSQLSTSLASAFSPVQAGVTTQGRQVRQIPLSPPTAARHLHLQQQQQQQQDIMLPPKHGTWSASHLQMYAQLPPSSSPPVMMAMPVKQGLPPQPVLPVAHPLPPVSTRMKPPPLDPSAMVGPHQYPQHQPHPHSNGQPDDSYSPHSQHLPLTPQYCEAIPLPPLIGQTAPGPAPGHQPQYPSTFHPQQHQQQQQQPQQQQQQQVYHQQAQPPTTTSSSSSSSPPSYNDGGSPKKTPSPVPQPASMASSSPPVSAGHPSMLSVAPPPAVAPAPMAGPPAPPPPPGPPPPMAVPPPMPPPLPTGGGPPGGPPGIQHQPSGLAAALAGAKLRKVQRDESSPPGSGGKSDSNRSSGGSGGGGEGLMQEMNALLARRRKASEKPDEDDSSGRGPGQQNSTDAMKKPWERSNSAEKSSLVSRVRPIGSASESDTEFDRMKQEILDEVVRELHKVKDEIINAIRQEIGRISTS, encoded by the exons ATGCTGACTCCAGATCTTTCGCTTGGTGTCCTCAGACGGGTTTCTTCTGCCATCATCGTCCTCA GTCCAGTTGTTCAGCGCCAAAATGGTCCCTCCTCAGAAGAGAGCGAAGCACAAAGGAG GATGATGGAGCAACATCAAATGCAGGCGCACAAGGAGAGGGAGCGACGAACGTCAGGATCAG TCGTTTCCACTCTCCAATATAAAGTCTCCACCCCTCCCACCCACCCAGACACTCCTCCCGAGTACAGACAGTACAGAGCTAGCACACTGCCACCCTCCTACGTCCGTGtggcctcctcctctcctccttcctccgtCTCCATCTCCCCCTCTCAGGAGAAAGAGGTGGGGGCTGCTAGGGACAAGGCCCAGCTCTCCTCCCAGCTCTCCACCTCGCTGGCCTCTGCCTTTTCCCCAGTCCAGGCGGGAGTGACCACCCAGGGCCGACAGGTCCGTCAGATCCCCCTGTCTCCTCCCACAGCAGCCCGCCACCttcacctccagcagcagcagcagcagcagcaggacatcaTGCTCCCCCCTAAACACGGCACCTGGTCTGCCTCCCACTTGCAAATGTACGCCCAGTTACCCCCCTCCTCGTCCCCTCCTGTAATGATGGCCATGCCGGTGAAGCAGGGTTTGCCCCCACAGCCGGTGCTCCCGGTGGCTCACCCCCTCCCGCCCGTAAGCACTAGGATGAAGCCCCCACCCCTTGATCCTAGTGCTATGGTGGGCCCTCACCAGTACCCCCAGCACCAGCCCCACCCTCACTCTAACGGCCAGCCCGACGATTCCTACTCCCCTCATTCTCAGCATCTGCCGCTCACGCCACAGTACTGCGAGGCCATCCCCCTGCCTCCTCTGATAGGTCAGACAGCCCCAGGCCCCGCCCCCGGCCACCAGCCCCAGTACCCATCCACcttccaccctcagcagcatcagcaacaacaacagcagccacagcagcagcagcagcagcaggtgtaccaCCAGCAGGCCCagccccccaccaccacctcttcttcctcctcctcctcgccccCCTCTTACAATGACGGGGGTTCGCCCAAGAAGACCCCCTCCCCTGTCCCCCAGCCGGCCTCCATGGCCAGCAGCA GCCCCCCTGTCTCTGCAGGTCACCCATCGATGCTTTCTGTGGCGCCTCCTCCAGCTGTAGCTCCAGCACCCATGGCCGGTCCGCCGGCCCCACCACCCCCACCGGGACCACCGCCCCCGATGGCAGTGCCCCCACCCATGCCCCCTCCACTCCCCACTGGTGGAGGGCCTCCCGGGGGCCCGCCTGGGATCCAGCACCAACCCTCAGGACTGGCAGCAGCACTGGCTGGAGCCAAACTACGTAAAGTGCAGAGG GATGAGAGCAGCCCACCGGGTTCTGGTGGGAAAAGTGACTCCAACCGGTCtagtggtggcagtggtggtggtggggagggACTGATGCAGGAGATGAATGCCTTACTAGCTCGCAG ACGAAAAGCTTCTGAGAAACCGGATGAA GATGACTCCAGCGGTCGAGGGCCAGGTCAGCAGAACTCTACAG ATGCTATGAAGAAGCCATGGGAACGATCCAACTCTGCAGAGAAGTCCTCACTGGTGTCCAG AGTGAGACCCATCGGCAGTGCTAGCGAATCAGACACAGAGTTTGACAGGATGAAACAG GAAATTCTGGATGAAGTCGTGCGTGAGTTGCATAAGGTCAAAGATGAAATCATTAATG CCATCAGACAAGAAATCGGCAGAATCAGTACATCCTAA
- the degs2 gene encoding sphingolipid delta(4)-desaturase/C4-monooxygenase DES2, whose product MGKTGGRGDFEWVYTDQPHTSRRKEILAKYPQIKSLMGPDPQLKWVVSGMVLTQLLACYLVRDLSWKWIFFWAYAFGGCINHSLTLAIHDISHNVAFGNKLAKWNRWFAMWANLPIGLPYSASFKKYHVDHHRYLGGDQLDVDIPTDFEGWFFCTPARKVLWLFLQPFFYALRPLVVNPKPVGQLEIQNAVVQLTVDLIIYYLWGLKPIVYLIAGSILCMGLHPISGHFIAEHYMFLKGHETYSYYGPLNLITFNVGYHMEHHDFPSIPGSKLPQVKEIAAEYYDSLPQHTSWSRVLWDFVFDDSIGPYARIKREYKLSKKE is encoded by the exons CCAAGTACCCACAGATCAAGTCTCTGATGGGTCCAGACCCCCAGTTGAAGTGGGTGGTATCAGGCATGGTCCTAACCCAGCTCCTGGCCTGCTACCTGGTCCGCGACCTCTCCTGGAAGTGGATCTTCTTCTGGGCTTATGCCTTTGGAGGCTGCATCAACCACTCCCTGACTCTGGCTATCCACGACATCTCTCACAATGTGGCCTTCGGCAACAAGCTGGCGAAGTGGAACCGCTGGTTTGCCATGTGGGCCAACCTGCCCATCGGACTGCCCTACTCTGCCTCCTTTAAGAAGTACCACGTCGACCACCACCGGTATCTGGGAGGGGACCAGCTGGATGTTGACATCCCTACAGACTTTGAAGGATGGTTTTTCTGCACCCCTGCTAGGAAGGTCCTCTGGCTCTTCCTCCAGCCATTTTTCTACGCCCTGCGTCCATTAGTGGTCAATCCTAAACCAGTTGGTCAGCTGGAGATCCAGAATGCAGTAGTTCAGCTTACAGTAGATCTAATTATCTACTATTTGTGGGGGTTGAAGCCTATTGTTTACCTAATTGCAGGATCTATCTTGTGCATGGGACTACATCCTATCTCTGGACATTTCATAGCTGAGCATTACATGTTTCTGAAAGGACACGAGACTTATTCTTACTATGGACCACTGAACTTGATCACCTTCAATGTCGGGTATCACATGGAGCACCATGACTTCCCCAGCATACCTGGCAGTAAACTACCTCAG GTGAAGGAGATAGCAGCAGAGTATTACGACTCCCTTCCccaacacacttcctggagtcGGGTTTTATGGGACTTTGTGTTTGACGACAGCATCGGACCCTATGCCAGAATCAAAAGGGAGTACAAGTTAAGCAAGAAGGAATAG
- the evla gene encoding enah/Vasp-like a isoform X5, translated as MDIHRIQVLRYCLPQSVSDSGLFYSHISASEQSICQARASVMVYDDASKKWVPIKPGQQGFSRINIYHNTANNTFRVVGVKLQDQQVVINYSIVKGLKYNQATPTFHQWRDARQVYGLNFASKEEATTFSNAMLFALNVLSSPDSGGPVVQRQNGPSSEESEAQRRMMEQHQMQAHKERERRTSGSGPPVSAGHPSMLSVAPPPAVAPAPMAGPPAPPPPPGPPPPMAVPPPMPPPLPTGGGPPGGPPGIQHQPSGLAAALAGAKLRKVQRDESSPPGSGGKSDSNRSSGGSGGGGEGLMQEMNALLARRRKASEKPDEDDSSGRGPGQQNSTDAMKKPWERSNSAEKSSLVSRVRPIGSASESDTEFDRMKQEILDEVVRELHKVKDEIINAIRQEIGRISTS; from the exons TGAACAGAGCATCTGTCAGGCTCGGGCCTCGGTGATGGTCTACGATGACGCCAGTAAGAAGTGGGTGCCCATCAAGCCTGGACAGCAGGGCTTCAGCCGCATCAACATCTACCACAACACTGCCAACAACACCTTCAGAGTGGTGGGCGTCAAACTGCAGGACCAGCAG GTGGTGATAAACTACTCCATAGTGAAGGGTCTGAAGTACAATCAGGCCACTCCGACCTTCCATCAGTGGCGTGACGCTCGGCAGGTCTATGGGCTGAACTTCGCCAGTAAGGAGGAGGCCACCACCTTCTCCAACGCCATGCTGTTCGCCCTCAATGTCCTCAGCTCCCCTGACAGTGGAG GTCCAGTTGTTCAGCGCCAAAATGGTCCCTCCTCAGAAGAGAGCGAAGCACAAAGGAG GATGATGGAGCAACATCAAATGCAGGCGCACAAGGAGAGGGAGCGACGAACGTCAGGATCAG GCCCCCCTGTCTCTGCAGGTCACCCATCGATGCTTTCTGTGGCGCCTCCTCCAGCTGTAGCTCCAGCACCCATGGCCGGTCCGCCGGCCCCACCACCCCCACCGGGACCACCGCCCCCGATGGCAGTGCCCCCACCCATGCCCCCTCCACTCCCCACTGGTGGAGGGCCTCCCGGGGGCCCGCCTGGGATCCAGCACCAACCCTCAGGACTGGCAGCAGCACTGGCTGGAGCCAAACTACGTAAAGTGCAGAGG GATGAGAGCAGCCCACCGGGTTCTGGTGGGAAAAGTGACTCCAACCGGTCtagtggtggcagtggtggtggtggggagggACTGATGCAGGAGATGAATGCCTTACTAGCTCGCAG ACGAAAAGCTTCTGAGAAACCGGATGAA GATGACTCCAGCGGTCGAGGGCCAGGTCAGCAGAACTCTACAG ATGCTATGAAGAAGCCATGGGAACGATCCAACTCTGCAGAGAAGTCCTCACTGGTGTCCAG AGTGAGACCCATCGGCAGTGCTAGCGAATCAGACACAGAGTTTGACAGGATGAAACAG GAAATTCTGGATGAAGTCGTGCGTGAGTTGCATAAGGTCAAAGATGAAATCATTAATG CCATCAGACAAGAAATCGGCAGAATCAGTACATCCTAA
- the evla gene encoding enah/Vasp-like a isoform X1 translates to MDIHRIQVLRYCLPQSVSDSGLFYSHISASEQSICQARASVMVYDDASKKWVPIKPGQQGFSRINIYHNTANNTFRVVGVKLQDQQVVINYSIVKGLKYNQATPTFHQWRDARQVYGLNFASKEEATTFSNAMLFALNVLSSPDSGGPVVQRQNGPSSEESEAQRRMMEQHQMQAHKERERRTSGSVVSTLQYKVSTPPTHPDTPPEYRQYRASTLPPSYVRVASSSPPSSVSISPSQEKEVGAARDKAQLSSQLSTSLASAFSPVQAGVTTQGRQVRQIPLSPPTAARHLHLQQQQQQQQDIMLPPKHGTWSASHLQMYAQLPPSSSPPVMMAMPVKQGLPPQPVLPVAHPLPPVSTRMKPPPLDPSAMVGPHQYPQHQPHPHSNGQPDDSYSPHSQHLPLTPQYCEAIPLPPLIGQTAPGPAPGHQPQYPSTFHPQQHQQQQQQPQQQQQQQVYHQQAQPPTTTSSSSSSSPPSYNDGGSPKKTPSPVPQPASMASSSPPVSAGHPSMLSVAPPPAVAPAPMAGPPAPPPPPGPPPPMAVPPPMPPPLPTGGGPPGGPPGIQHQPSGLAAALAGAKLRKVQRDESSPPGSGGKSDSNRSSGGSGGGGEGLMQEMNALLARRRKASEKPDEDDSSGRGPGQQNSTDAMKKPWERSNSAEKSSLVSRVRPIGSASESDTEFDRMKQEILDEVVRELHKVKDEIINAIRQEIGRISTS, encoded by the exons TGAACAGAGCATCTGTCAGGCTCGGGCCTCGGTGATGGTCTACGATGACGCCAGTAAGAAGTGGGTGCCCATCAAGCCTGGACAGCAGGGCTTCAGCCGCATCAACATCTACCACAACACTGCCAACAACACCTTCAGAGTGGTGGGCGTCAAACTGCAGGACCAGCAG GTGGTGATAAACTACTCCATAGTGAAGGGTCTGAAGTACAATCAGGCCACTCCGACCTTCCATCAGTGGCGTGACGCTCGGCAGGTCTATGGGCTGAACTTCGCCAGTAAGGAGGAGGCCACCACCTTCTCCAACGCCATGCTGTTCGCCCTCAATGTCCTCAGCTCCCCTGACAGTGGAG GTCCAGTTGTTCAGCGCCAAAATGGTCCCTCCTCAGAAGAGAGCGAAGCACAAAGGAG GATGATGGAGCAACATCAAATGCAGGCGCACAAGGAGAGGGAGCGACGAACGTCAGGATCAG TCGTTTCCACTCTCCAATATAAAGTCTCCACCCCTCCCACCCACCCAGACACTCCTCCCGAGTACAGACAGTACAGAGCTAGCACACTGCCACCCTCCTACGTCCGTGtggcctcctcctctcctccttcctccgtCTCCATCTCCCCCTCTCAGGAGAAAGAGGTGGGGGCTGCTAGGGACAAGGCCCAGCTCTCCTCCCAGCTCTCCACCTCGCTGGCCTCTGCCTTTTCCCCAGTCCAGGCGGGAGTGACCACCCAGGGCCGACAGGTCCGTCAGATCCCCCTGTCTCCTCCCACAGCAGCCCGCCACCttcacctccagcagcagcagcagcagcagcaggacatcaTGCTCCCCCCTAAACACGGCACCTGGTCTGCCTCCCACTTGCAAATGTACGCCCAGTTACCCCCCTCCTCGTCCCCTCCTGTAATGATGGCCATGCCGGTGAAGCAGGGTTTGCCCCCACAGCCGGTGCTCCCGGTGGCTCACCCCCTCCCGCCCGTAAGCACTAGGATGAAGCCCCCACCCCTTGATCCTAGTGCTATGGTGGGCCCTCACCAGTACCCCCAGCACCAGCCCCACCCTCACTCTAACGGCCAGCCCGACGATTCCTACTCCCCTCATTCTCAGCATCTGCCGCTCACGCCACAGTACTGCGAGGCCATCCCCCTGCCTCCTCTGATAGGTCAGACAGCCCCAGGCCCCGCCCCCGGCCACCAGCCCCAGTACCCATCCACcttccaccctcagcagcatcagcaacaacaacagcagccacagcagcagcagcagcagcaggtgtaccaCCAGCAGGCCCagccccccaccaccacctcttcttcctcctcctcctcgccccCCTCTTACAATGACGGGGGTTCGCCCAAGAAGACCCCCTCCCCTGTCCCCCAGCCGGCCTCCATGGCCAGCAGCA GCCCCCCTGTCTCTGCAGGTCACCCATCGATGCTTTCTGTGGCGCCTCCTCCAGCTGTAGCTCCAGCACCCATGGCCGGTCCGCCGGCCCCACCACCCCCACCGGGACCACCGCCCCCGATGGCAGTGCCCCCACCCATGCCCCCTCCACTCCCCACTGGTGGAGGGCCTCCCGGGGGCCCGCCTGGGATCCAGCACCAACCCTCAGGACTGGCAGCAGCACTGGCTGGAGCCAAACTACGTAAAGTGCAGAGG GATGAGAGCAGCCCACCGGGTTCTGGTGGGAAAAGTGACTCCAACCGGTCtagtggtggcagtggtggtggtggggagggACTGATGCAGGAGATGAATGCCTTACTAGCTCGCAG ACGAAAAGCTTCTGAGAAACCGGATGAA GATGACTCCAGCGGTCGAGGGCCAGGTCAGCAGAACTCTACAG ATGCTATGAAGAAGCCATGGGAACGATCCAACTCTGCAGAGAAGTCCTCACTGGTGTCCAG AGTGAGACCCATCGGCAGTGCTAGCGAATCAGACACAGAGTTTGACAGGATGAAACAG GAAATTCTGGATGAAGTCGTGCGTGAGTTGCATAAGGTCAAAGATGAAATCATTAATG CCATCAGACAAGAAATCGGCAGAATCAGTACATCCTAA